A window from Micromonospora profundi encodes these proteins:
- a CDS encoding SAM hydrolase/SAM-dependent halogenase family protein, with product MAATPWISLTTDYGLTDGFVAACHGVIARIAPSARVIDVTHLVPPADVRRGAAVLAQTVPYLPVGVHVAVVDPGVGTTRRGVALATPGGLLVGPDNGLLPDAAAALGGVTAAVELTEPRWLAATVSGTFHGRDVFAPVAARLALGAPLAEAGPAVDPAGLVRLPSPVVTPDPEGFTAEVLTVDHFGNVQLAAPGELLGPFPATLRVGPPGPTPARTAVHGRTFGDAPDGGLVVYVDSADRVAIAVNGGRAVDLLGVVPGDLLRVAG from the coding sequence ATGGCAGCCACGCCCTGGATCTCGCTGACCACCGATTACGGCCTCACCGACGGCTTCGTGGCCGCCTGCCACGGGGTGATCGCCCGGATCGCGCCGTCCGCCCGGGTCATCGACGTGACCCACCTGGTGCCGCCCGCCGACGTCCGGCGGGGTGCCGCCGTGCTGGCGCAGACGGTGCCGTACCTGCCTGTGGGCGTACACGTGGCGGTTGTCGACCCGGGGGTGGGGACCACCCGGCGGGGCGTCGCGTTGGCCACGCCGGGCGGGCTGCTTGTCGGCCCGGACAACGGGCTGCTGCCGGACGCCGCCGCCGCGCTCGGCGGGGTGACTGCCGCTGTCGAACTCACCGAGCCCCGCTGGCTGGCCGCCACGGTGTCCGGCACGTTCCACGGTCGGGACGTCTTCGCACCGGTGGCGGCTCGCTTGGCGCTCGGCGCCCCGCTGGCCGAGGCGGGCCCGGCCGTCGACCCTGCCGGGCTGGTCCGCCTGCCGTCGCCGGTCGTGACCCCCGACCCCGAGGGCTTCACCGCCGAGGTGCTGACCGTCGACCACTTCGGCAACGTCCAGTTGGCCGCACCGGGCGAACTGCTCGGCCCGTTTCCGGCCACGCTCCGGGTGGGCCCGCCGGGGCCGACGCCGGCCCGCACGGCGGTGCACGGACGGACGTTCGGCGACGCACCAGACGGTGGCCTCGTGGTGTACGTCGACTCGGCCGACCGGGTGGCG